The following DNA comes from candidate division TA06 bacterium.
TCACCATCTGGTCGGACCGCTTGGGGTCCACGCCCAGTTGGACATTCATTTCTATGGTCTCATCAAACTTGGCTTTGGAAGTCTCCTTAACCAGCGCCACAGCGTCCCTCAGAGCATAGAACCTGCTGGAGTCGACCTTGCCCGCCAATTCCTTGTAACGCTTAGACGGTTTCATCTTCCTCAATCCTTATGCCCATACTCCTGGCTGTACCGGCTATCATGCTCATTGCAGCCTCAATGCTTGCGGCATTGAGATCCTTCATCTTCTTTTCAGCTATCTCTCTTAATATCTTCTTCGGAACCATCGCCACCTTCAGCTTGTTGGGCTCGCCAGATGCCTTTGCCAAACCGGCCGCTCTCTTTAGTAGAATAGCGGCCGGTGGAGATTTCAGTATAAAAG
Coding sequences within:
- the rplK gene encoding 50S ribosomal protein L11, translated to MAAKTVLQVVKLHIPAGQATPAPPVGPALSQHGVSAVEFCKQFNAKTQGKEGLIIPAVVTIYKDRSFTFILKSPPAAILLKRAAGLAKASGEPNKLKVAMVPKKILREIAEKKMKDLNAASIEAAMSMIAGTARSMGIRIEEDETV